DNA sequence from the Geobacter sp. AOG2 genome:
TGTGGACCTCGCTGCCAGCGAGGGATTGACGGTAGTGGAAGAAACCTGGGACTGCATGCGGCAGATCAGCGAGAGCGTGAACAGTACGTTAGATACCATCCGCCAGTTGGAGGCTTCATCCGCAAGTATCGGCGAGATGGTGGTGCTGATCGAGGATATCGCCGATCAGACCAACCTGTTGGCGTTGAACGCTTCCATCGAGGCTGCCCGCGCCGGTGACGCAGGGAAGGGTTTTGCCGTGGTAGCCAGCGAGGTCAAAGGACTGGCTGAGAAGACAACAAGATCCACCCGGGAGATAGAGCGCATCGTTGCCAATATCCAACAGGCCAGCCGTAAGGCGGCCACGATGATCGTGACCGAAACCAGCCTCGTCCAGACCGGGCTGACCAGGGCTGAGGACGCCCGTCAGCGGCTTGAGAACATCAAAAACCACTCGGCGGAATCACGTACCATGATTGAGCAGATCGCGACCGCTTCCGAACAGCAAAGCGCCACCACCCAGGAGATTTCGGAAAAAATTCAGGGGGTTTCTGCCACAGCGAACGAAACGTTTGAATTGACGCAGTTGACCAATGAGGCGTTTGCAACGTTTTCTGACCTGGTCGAGCAGATCTACGGTACGGTGGGCAAGTTCTCGGTGGGGAATTATCACGATGATGTCAAATCATATATTCGCGAGATGGAGGGGCAGGTACTGGGAACGATCGAAGCAGCCTTGCGCGACCGGACGATTACATTGGAGGCTCTCTTCGACAGGAACTATGTTCCCGTTCCCAATACCGATCCGCAAAAGTTTACGACCAAGTTCGATGCCTTCTTCGACCGCGTGGTGTCTTCCTATCAGGAGAAGATCGTCGCCAAGGATAGCAAGCTTTTGTACGCCATCTGTGTTGACAACAACGGTTATTGCCCGTGCCATAACCTGCGCTACACCAAGCCGCTGACCGGAAACCCGGAGGTGGACAAGAACAATAACCGCACCAAACGGATCTTCAACGACCGCACCGGTATCCGTTGCGCCCGCAACACGGACGGTTTCCTGCTTCAGACCTACCGCCGCGATACCGGAGAGATCCTCAACGACATGTCGCGGCCGCTTTTGATCAACGGCAGGCATTGGGGCGGTATCCGCATCGGCTACCTGTCCCCCTGCGAGTTGGTCATCAAGCTCGACAACAAGACAAAAGGCGCGTGATCCGGGCGTAAGGCCGTCTGTACGTAAAAGCCCTGTACAACCTCGTACAGGGCTTTTTGTTGTGCTGGTGGGACATCACCGGTACCAGGACGAGCTATCTAAGATGGCATGATATACATATCAACGACCGTTCCTCTTTTGCCCATAAAAAATAGTTGTAGCTATTTCCCGGATCGGGGGTGGCGTTGTTGCAATTATGCACATCATGGCAACTTGAGCACGTCACGATATCTCCCGCGTACAGGACATCGCGGATTTTTCTTTTCCCATCACGGGTGATGGTGTTGTAAATACCTGCAACGTTACTCGGGACCAGCGATGTGGCAAAGGCATCGTCGAGTTCAGCCAAACCCTGGACGTTGCCGTTGTTCTGAATGCTCAGCGCTTCGGAATAGCTGAACCCGATCGGATGATCATTGGTCAGGTCGCCGTTCCTCCCGACAGCAGCGTCATTGCTCATGGATACGGATCCGGTGGTCGAAAACACGCTGCCATGTTGGTCAATGGCGGTAACGCCATCATGGCAGCTCATGCAAAGACGGCTTGATCCCGTCAGGGGGTCATAAATCGATAAGGTCTGATTCATTGGCGCTGCCCACTGATAACTCTGCCAACCGCTTGAATCCGAGTCGTTAGCTGTATGGTTCCACAGAGGACCGCCAGAGTTGTCCGAATTATGGGGAGTATGGCAGTAAAGGCAGGACCCCCTGCCTAAGGGGTCTTCGACAAGGGCGGCGAATACCCTCATGTCGTGAACAGAGCCGGCCGAGCAGGTCCCCGGAAGCATTCCTCCCCAAGAGGTGCCAACAGTGCTTGCCATCACGGCAAACAGTAAAAAGGTTACGAACCGTGTTTTAGCGTAAAGCATAAGAAAAGAAATACTTTCTCTGCAACTCACAACGTGCGTGAGGAGAAGGTTAAATGGTCCCATCAGCTCTTATCTGCATGGGGGGCAAAAAAGATATATGGGGAGGACGAGTTTTTACTAGAAGCACTCGCTGTGCCGAATATGAGGGTAGCAAGGTTACAAATTGGTGAAGAACCGTAAATTAGTGCAAATATAATAACATGGGGCAAAATAGTATATGGGGTGTGTCAGAAACGGCGCGGCAATTCTGCCCATCTCCACCCCTCATTCAGTCATATCGCGTAAGGGCGCGCAGATTATCTTGTGAATTGACCGGCCGGCCCCGGATAGGAATTAAAGCCCTCTGCGTAGCGCGCGACCAGTTCCCGTATCGTCTTCTTCATGCCCATTTTGTTGGGTCCCACGACAACAAGGTTCAGGTTCTGCGGCGCAAAGAGGTCGCGGGCGGCCTCTTGCAGCACATCAACCGTGATGCGCCGCGCCTCCTCCTGGTCTTCTTCGATACTCCGTTTAATCCCGATGAGTTCACCCCATCCGTAGCGCACACCCATCTCATATGCCGAATCTCGACTATATTCCAGGTCAAAGATGTAGGAATGCCGGACCCGTTCCAGTTCCGCCGCAGTGACCGGCTCGCTGGCAATGCGCCCGATTTCACCGAGGGATACCTCTACCGCCTGATGCAGGTTGTTTGGGGCGGTGGAGAGATCAAAGGTCAGACAGCCGGTTTCGTCATAGGCCCCAATGGCCCCCTCCACGGAATAGATGATCCCCAACTCCTCCCGCAGCCGCAAGTGCAGGCGCGAACTGCCCCCACCCGCCAGGATGCGGCGCAAGAGCCGAACGGCCATGAAGCGACGGTCGCCACGGGGAAACCCCAGAAAAGCCAACTGCAGGTTCATCTGACTGTCCGAGTCCCGAACGAAACGAATCTGTGGGGCGGTATTGCGTCGGTTAACCAGCCGAGTTGCAGGGGGGGCGCTCCCCTGCCAACCGTTGAAAACCTCACCCGCCGCAACAAATACCTCGTGGTTGCACACCGGGCCGGCGACCACAACCACCGTTGCGCTTGGGACATAGTACCGTTGCAGGTGCGCCTCAAGATCTGTCCGGCCAATGGCGGCAATACTCTCCAGGGAGCCTATGGTCGGCATGCCCAAGGGATGTCGCGGCCAGAGCAGGCGGCTGGCTATGGTATCGGGGTTGATCTCGTCGCCCTGCTCGTTCAGGTCTTCCCGCGCCTCTTCCGTGATGATGCGCTGCTCTACCTCAATCCCCTCCAGAAGCGGTCGTAACAGCATGGAGGCGAAGATATCCATGCCCTGCCGCACATGGGCCGGGTGGACACGGGAGTAGTAGCAGGTGGATTCGGCGTCGGTGGCGGCATTTGGGGCTCCGCCGACGGCCTCGAAGGCGGTTTCGATCTCAAGCGACGAGGTATAATCGGCCGTACCGCGAAAAAGGATATGCTCCAAAAAGTGGGAAAGACCCTCTCTGCCGGGAGGGTCGTTTCGCCCGCCAACTTTGACGTAGATCGCCAGTTCGGCCGCGTGCAGGTGGGGCATCTCGACACAAACGACCCGCAGGCCGTTGGCCAGGGTGTGGAAAAACGGCTTGATCATGTCAGCGCCTCCCGTATCCGTGCAATAGAGTGACGGTACTCTTCCGGCGTAAGGACCCGTTCGTCATGCGGCTCGGTCCAGATCGGGCGCGGCCAGGCTTTTTCCGAGGTAAAACGGGGTACCAGGTGCCAGTGCATGTGCGGGACCATGTTGCCCAGGAGTTCGTAGTTGATCTTGTCGGGCTGGAAGACGTCGAACAGCGCCTTGGCCACCCGGCTGATCTCTTCCGTGAGTTCGCTCCGCACCCGGCGGTCGAGGTGGAAGAGTTCGGTCACGTGGGTCTTGCTGAACAGCAGCGTATAGCCGGGGAAGAACTGGTCGCGGTTAAGGATGACATAGGAATGGTCGAGTTCGGCGATACGCAAGTCGGCGTCGCTCTCCCAACGGCTGCACATGGGGCAGGGTGACAGGGTCATGTATGGCTCCTATATTCTCTCATTTTTCCAGCGGGTCCGCAGGCGTGCCAATTCCTTGCCGTCCTCCCGGTTTGTGATCTGGTGCAGGCAGCAGGTCGGCGGCCCGGTTTCCGCAATTGCGCAGCGTGATACCACGTTATCGCCGCGGCGGGCCTCGGCCCGGAAGACGATTTCCAGTTCCTGCAGGCTGTCCGATGCTACGGCGTCCGGGACAGCTTCCAGTGCCCATCCCGCATAAATGGTATTGTTCACATGATGGTTCATATCGAGATCGCTGCGTAGTACCCGGAAGCCCATCTCTGTTGTGGCGGCCTCGGGGAAGGGCGGCAGCGGGGAGAAGTCGTCGTCCACCGCCCGCTGCGGCGTCAGCGGATAGGGGGGGAGATTCCCCTCCAGTCTGACCGGGCGGCGGGTGGCAACGTTTACTACCGCCCACGAACTGGTCGCCCTCGCCACGCAGGCACCATGATCATCGTACAATTCGAATTCGCGGCAGGTAAATATCTCCTGGCGGGTTGCCGGCCAGGTGCGGACCGTCACGGTCTCCCCGGCGCGGGGATAGCGTGCGGCCACCAAGTGGATGCGTGACAGTACCCAGGTCAACCCCAGTTTTCTCAGGTCGGCCATGGCTACGCCCAGAGTGGTGGCATGCATCCCCGCCGTGTCCTGCAGATAGTTGAGCAGGGTCGCCACCCTCAGATTGCCGCAACTGTCCAGTTCGTGGTAGCGAACCGGGAAATCCTTCGTGAAGATTCTCTGTTCCATAGGAGCCTTGATTTTGTCAGTGGTGAATGGTGAAACGGTGAATGGTAAAGGCTTAATTACGATTCACCGTGGGGTGGGGTTCCATGTCTTCCCGAACCGGCATCATAGCAGATTGCCTCCAAAAAAAAAGCCCCCTGCCATGGGGCAGGAGGCTTTTGGGGGGAACGCCCGCCGCAGGTCATACAGCGGGCCGACTAGGGCAACCCTCTTTGCAGTGGGATACCGGACGAATTCTGAATCTTGCAGTCCACATAATCGGGTTCTCCTTTCGCGGTTTACGTATAAAACTCCTAACAGGATAAAAATTATCCTAATACTTTCCAGAAAAATGTCAATTGAAAAACAGCGGCAGGGGTAGCCCGTTTCCGTGCTCCAACTTGACACCGGGCCGGTTTCGGACTACAAGTTCAGGCAGGCACCGCCATCATCCCGTTTTGTTAAAGAAAACAAGGAGCAGGTTCATATGTCACAGCAGGTTTCTTTCGTCGGTGCGGGACCGGGGGCATCAGACCTCATCACTATCCGGGGCGCCCGACTTTTACGTCACGCCGATGTGGTCATATATGCCGGCAGCCTGGTGGACCGGGAGTTGGTGCGCCGCTACGCTGCCACGGCGGATGTGTACGATTCGGCCGGCATGACCCTTGACGAAGTCATGGGCGTCATCATGGATGCAGTCTCTGCGGGCAGGAGCGTGGTGCGGCTTCATACCGGGGATCCGTCGATTTACGGCGCCATCCAGGAGCAGATGGAAGCCCTTGACCGACTGGGGGTGACATACCAGGTGGTGCCCGGCGTAACCAGCGCCTTTGCCGCCGCCGCCGCCCTCAAACAGGAACTGACCCTGCCGGAAGTGTCACAATCGGTGATCTTTACCCGCATGGAGGGGCGCACACCGGTACCGGAGCGGGAAAGTCTCAGCCGGATCGCCGGTATCGGCGCCACCCTGGTGATCTATCTTTCGGTGGGTATGATCGACCGGGTGGTGGCAGAACTCCTGGCCGGGGCCTACTCCCCGGAGACCGCCGCCGCCGTGGTCTGCCGTGCCTCCTGGGAGGACGAACTGATCATCGAAGGGACCCTGGCCGATATCGCCGCCAAGGTTCGCGAGGCCGGCATCGAGCGCCAGGCTCTGATCATCGTGGGGGATGTGTTGGCGGCACGCCGTGAAGGGCTCAAGGCGCGGTCGTTGCTTTACGATGACAGTTTCTCCCACGGTTTTCGCGGCAGCGCCATAGGGTGACATGCGCGTCGCCGTGATCGCCATAACCCGCAACGGGGTGCAGTTGGGACAACGGTTGCGGGGAGGGCTCCCCGAAGCAGAGTTGTACGCTTCCAGCCGCTATGCCGGGCAGGCCGGGACGACCAGGCGCCTCTTCGACCCTGCCGGCCTGAAGGCGCTGGTCGCCTCACTCTGGAAGGAATACGACGGTCTCGTCTTCATCATGGCCGCCGGCATTGTAGTGCGCATGATTGCACCGTTTCTGGAATCCAAGGAGACCGACCCGGCCGTGGTGGTGATGGACGATGCCGGCAAATTCTCCATCTCCCTCATCGCGGGCCATCTGGGTGGCGCCAACGAACTGGCCGAGCGCTGCGCCTTCATCTGCGGGGCCCGGCCGGTGATCACTACGGCCACGGATGCAAACGGGCTCCCTTCGTTCGACCTCCTGGCCAAGGAGCAGGGGTGGGTTATCGACGACATCAGCCGGGTCAAGCTCCTCAACAGGCTGCTTCTGGATGACGAGGAGATTGCCATCGTCGATCCCACGGGGAAGACGCGTTGCTGGCTGTGCGGGCGGGGCCGGACCTCTTTCCACGAGACCTTCGCCGAGGCGATGGACAGTCCGGCCCGCGGCTTCCTGTTCGTGACCAACCGCCATCTCCCCCCCCAGACCCAGCCCGATAACCTGCTGATCCTGCGCCCCTGTAATCTGGTGTTGGGCATCGGCTGCAATCGCGGTACGACGGTGGACGAAATCGATGATTTCGTCACGGCCCAGCTCAAGCGCATATTCCTCTCCCGCAAGAGCGTGCGGCTGGTTGCCACGGTAACGGTCAAGCGGGACGAAATGGGTTTGATCGCCTTTGCGGAGCGGCTCGGCGTTCCACTGGCATGCTTCGGGGCCGATGAATTGAATGCGGTGGCGGTCCCGTCTCCGCCGTCGCAGCATGCTCTGGCGGCTGTCGGCGTCTCGGGCGTGGCGGAGCCGTCTGCCATACTGGGAGCGGGCGGCGGCCGGCTGCTGCTGAAGAAGGTCAAGTCGGAGAACGTCACCCTGGCGGTGGCAGAGTTGAAAGAGGAGGAACCCCATGCCTGAAAAGCCGCTGCTGGCCGTTACCATGGGAGACCCCTGTGCCGTCGGTCCGGAGATCATCGTCAAGGCGTTGGGCAATCCCCAGGCCGTCGCGGGATGCACACCCCTGGTCGTAGGCGACAGGACGGCGCTTGAGCGGGCGGTGCAGGTCTGCGGTTCGCGGCTGGAGATTGCTGAAATCACGGAACCCGAGGAGGCGCACCAGGTTCCGGACGGCACCATGGCGCTCTTGCCGCTCTCCCGCTTGTCCGAAGGTGACGTGCAGTACGGCAGGCCGACGCTGGCCGCAGGTGATGCCGTTTATCGCTATATCTGCACGGCTGCCCGACTCTGCCTTGCAGGCCGGGTAGCGGCCATGGCCACGGCTCCCATCAATAAGGAGGCCATGAACCGGGCCGGCCATGATTATCACGGACACACCGAGCTTTTGGCGGAACTGTGCGGGGTCGACGATTATGTGATGATGCTGGCCGGTGACCTGCTCAGGGTCAGCTTGGTGACGATCCACGAGGCGCTTCGCGATGTCCCCGGCCTGATCAGCCGGGAACGGGTTCTGACCACGATCCGGGTTACGGAGGACGGGGTGCGTCGCCTGACCGGCAAGGACCGTCCCCGCTTGGCGGTGCTGGCCCTCAACCCCCATTGCGGCGAGGGGGGGATGTTCGGCAACGAGGAACAGGTGGCCATCGTACCGGCTATCGAAGCGGCCAGGCACGAGGGGATCGACGCCCAGGGGCCGCTCTCGGCGGACACCCTCTTTTATTTCGCCCAGCAGGGCGCCTACGATGGGGTGGTGGCCATGTACCACGACCAGGGATTGATACCGCTCAAGATGCTTCATTTCGACGATGGCGTCAACGTCACCCTCGGATTACCGATCATCCGCACCTCGGTGGATCATGGCACGGCTTATGATCTGGCGGGTACCGGTAGGGCCTCGGAGAAGAGTCTTGTAGCGGCCATCAGGATGGCCGTGGGGATGGCGGCAGTGGCAAAGGATGGATCGATATAGGGAGGGGAAACGCCCGACAAAAAAGCCCCGCCGGTAACGGCGGGGCTTTTTTGTTTCAGCCCATAAGGGCGTTAAGCATCTTGGTCGCGACGTCCTTGCCGCTGATATTGTAGGTACCCGCGGCCAACTGGTCCCTGATGGAGGTTACCTTCTCCCAGCGAATGGTGTCTTCCGCGGGGGCGCTTGACAAAAGCTTTTCCGTAGTCGATGAGAGTTTTACGCTGAATGCGTCGCCCTCCTCCTGCGTCGATTGGGACTCGGAGCTCTTCCGCGCAGTCGAACCTTTGATTGTTTTATCCTGTGTCCCTGTCAGGGATCTAATCCCGGTATCGATTTTCATGGCGGCCTCCTCTCCGATCTTATTCATCCATCTTTACTATTTATCGGCAAAGCGGGGTTAAAGCTTTAGAACTTATCCGAACAAGATTATTTACGGACAAGTTCTAAATTGAATTTGGAACTCCCCGCGGCATCCGGATAAAGCGGCCGTAGTCCTGGTCGGTCCCCTTGATATGGTGGATCAGCCATTCGATCAGAAAGTCCAGGGTCTTGGCGCTCAACTCTTCGCCGTTTTCGATATTGGTGTGCATATTCATGAGCCTGGTAACGAAAAAATCGTGTTCCTGACGGTGGCTCGAAAATCCGGAAAAATTATGGGAGAGCATCAAGTGCTCCTCATCGGAGAAGTGATGTTGTACGTAGCCGATCAGTTTCTGGAGCACATCGTCGATGATCCGGGCACCTTCCCCCTTCTGCACCGCGTCGTTGAGCACCTTGATCCAGTCGATCAACTCCCTGTGCTGAGCGTCGACGACGGGAAGGCCCAGTGCCATGCTTTCATCCCATTCGGGAAATGCCATAGTCCCTCCTTTACCTTTCGGGTTGCTGCCTGAGGTCCAGTTCGCGCACAGCGCCGAAGGCCGTGAGCGGTTTGTCGAATTTGGCGGCATCGCCCACCACCACCAGTTTGAAGGCCTCGGGCTTCAGATGCCTTCGGGCGGCGGCGAGCACGTCCTCTTTCGTTACCCGGGCGATATTGTCGCGGTAGCCCTCCAGGTAGCCGGAAGGATAACCGTAGAACTCCAGCCGCGCCCGCTGGGTCACGATCGAGGCCGGGCTGGTGAAACCGAACATGAAGGAGTTGATGATATATTCCTTGGCGGCTTTCAACTCCTGGTCGCTGACCGGCTCCCTGGTCATGCCGGCGATGATCCCCTCCATCAGGGAGATAGCCTTGCCGGTGGATTCAGCCTTGGTCTCGGTTTCGGCGAGGAAGGTACCGGTAAAACGCCGGCCGACGTCGAAACGGCTGTCCACATTGTAGGCCAATCCTTGGTTGGTACGGATCTCCATGGTCAGGCGCGAAGTGAAACTGCCTCCCAGGATGTAATCCAGAATGCGCAGGGCGTAGATATCGGGATCGTCTTTGGTTATCCCCAGGTGCCCCAGACGGATCACGGTCTGGTTGACCTCTTTTTTGCCGTAGATCACCTCTGGCCGGAAGTCGGTCACCGGCTGCGGGATGTCCGGTAGGGCCGGCGATGCCGTCGGGCTCGGTTTACCGAAAACGGCGTTCAACTCCTTGAGCAGTGCCGTGCGGTCGAAATCGCCCGACACAGCCAGGATCATGGAATCCGGCCGGAAGAAACGGCGGTGGAAATCGACCATATCCTGGCGCGTGATGGCGTTGGCCGAAGCAAACGTAGGGACAACCCCCAGGGGATGGCCGGCATAGATGGCACGACCAAGCTCCCGCTCGGCAATCCCCTTGGGGTCGTCGTTCTGTCTCCGCAACCCTTCGATCAGGTGTTTGCGGGCGATATCTACCCGTTTCTGGCTGAAGTCGGGCCGCAAAAGCACATCGCTGAAGATGCGCAGGGTACGGCTGAAGTTCTTCGTGAGCGACGTCAGGGAGACCGTGCCCATATCGGGGCCAATGCCGCTTTCCACAGCAGAGGCCATGAACTCCAGTTCGTCGTCCATCTTTTCCGGCGAGAGCCCGCCGGCGCCGCCGCTACGCATGACGCTGCCGGTCAGGGAAGCCAGGCCGGCCTTGGCGGCCGGTTCATAGACCGATCCGGTGTGGACCAGGGCCGTGACGTTGACAATGGGCAGTTCCGTGTCCCGCAGCAGGTAGACCGGCATGCCGCATTCCAGCATCACCCGTTCGGCCCTGGGTATCTCGAAACGCAGCTCGGGGAAGCTCATGGTGCGGGGGTCGGCCTTCCCGCCGGCGGCACCTGCGGTCGCACCTGCCGCGAAAAGGAACAAGAGGGAGATGATCAGTCGTTTCATGTGCCTTCCTCCCCCTTTTTGGTGATGGACCCAATCATGCGGTTTTCCCTGGTGAAATATTTCCGGGCGACCCGCTGGATATCGGCGGCGGTGACCGATGCCACCTTACGGCGGTATTCGGTCATGTAGCGCCACGTGCCGGCGACCGCCTCGTACTCAGTCAGGTTGCGGGCCAGACCGCCGTTGGTGCCCATCCGGCGGGCCTCCTCATACTCGATCTTGTTAAGGACGCGCTGGAGGTCCCGTTCGGCCACCGGCTCCGTTTTGAGCAGTTCCAGTTCATGGAGGATGGCCTCCTCCACCTCCCTGGTCGTATGGGGAGCGCGGGGATTGGCA
Encoded proteins:
- the cobM gene encoding precorrin-4 C(11)-methyltransferase, with translation MSQQVSFVGAGPGASDLITIRGARLLRHADVVIYAGSLVDRELVRRYAATADVYDSAGMTLDEVMGVIMDAVSAGRSVVRLHTGDPSIYGAIQEQMEALDRLGVTYQVVPGVTSAFAAAAALKQELTLPEVSQSVIFTRMEGRTPVPERESLSRIAGIGATLVIYLSVGMIDRVVAELLAGAYSPETAAAVVCRASWEDELIIEGTLADIAAKVREAGIERQALIIVGDVLAARREGLKARSLLYDDSFSHGFRGSAIG
- the flgM gene encoding flagellar biosynthesis anti-sigma factor FlgM, with the protein product MKIDTGIRSLTGTQDKTIKGSTARKSSESQSTQEEGDAFSVKLSSTTEKLLSSAPAEDTIRWEKVTSIRDQLAAGTYNISGKDVATKMLNALMG
- a CDS encoding acyl-[acyl-carrier-protein] thioesterase, producing the protein MEQRIFTKDFPVRYHELDSCGNLRVATLLNYLQDTAGMHATTLGVAMADLRKLGLTWVLSRIHLVAARYPRAGETVTVRTWPATRQEIFTCREFELYDDHGACVARATSSWAVVNVATRRPVRLEGNLPPYPLTPQRAVDDDFSPLPPFPEAATTEMGFRVLRSDLDMNHHVNNTIYAGWALEAVPDAVASDSLQELEIVFRAEARRGDNVVSRCAIAETGPPTCCLHQITNREDGKELARLRTRWKNERI
- a CDS encoding bacteriohemerythrin, whose amino-acid sequence is MAFPEWDESMALGLPVVDAQHRELIDWIKVLNDAVQKGEGARIIDDVLQKLIGYVQHHFSDEEHLMLSHNFSGFSSHRQEHDFFVTRLMNMHTNIENGEELSAKTLDFLIEWLIHHIKGTDQDYGRFIRMPRGVPNSI
- a CDS encoding pitrilysin family protein, producing the protein MIKPFFHTLANGLRVVCVEMPHLHAAELAIYVKVGGRNDPPGREGLSHFLEHILFRGTADYTSSLEIETAFEAVGGAPNAATDAESTCYYSRVHPAHVRQGMDIFASMLLRPLLEGIEVEQRIITEEAREDLNEQGDEINPDTIASRLLWPRHPLGMPTIGSLESIAAIGRTDLEAHLQRYYVPSATVVVVAGPVCNHEVFVAAGEVFNGWQGSAPPATRLVNRRNTAPQIRFVRDSDSQMNLQLAFLGFPRGDRRFMAVRLLRRILAGGGSSRLHLRLREELGIIYSVEGAIGAYDETGCLTFDLSTAPNNLHQAVEVSLGEIGRIASEPVTAAELERVRHSYIFDLEYSRDSAYEMGVRYGWGELIGIKRSIEEDQEEARRITVDVLQEAARDLFAPQNLNLVVVGPNKMGMKKTIRELVARYAEGFNSYPGPAGQFTR
- a CDS encoding cobalt-precorrin 5A hydrolase, whose protein sequence is MRVAVIAITRNGVQLGQRLRGGLPEAELYASSRYAGQAGTTRRLFDPAGLKALVASLWKEYDGLVFIMAAGIVVRMIAPFLESKETDPAVVVMDDAGKFSISLIAGHLGGANELAERCAFICGARPVITTATDANGLPSFDLLAKEQGWVIDDISRVKLLNRLLLDDEEIAIVDPTGKTRCWLCGRGRTSFHETFAEAMDSPARGFLFVTNRHLPPQTQPDNLLILRPCNLVLGIGCNRGTTVDEIDDFVTAQLKRIFLSRKSVRLVATVTVKRDEMGLIAFAERLGVPLACFGADELNAVAVPSPPSQHALAAVGVSGVAEPSAILGAGGGRLLLKKVKSENVTLAVAELKEEEPHA
- a CDS encoding HIT family protein: MTLSPCPMCSRWESDADLRIAELDHSYVILNRDQFFPGYTLLFSKTHVTELFHLDRRVRSELTEEISRVAKALFDVFQPDKINYELLGNMVPHMHWHLVPRFTSEKAWPRPIWTEPHDERVLTPEEYRHSIARIREALT
- a CDS encoding methyl-accepting chemotaxis protein, translating into MFKSKLTRKILTIIGGILCIGFAGLGVLAIYLEYSATMDLEKRNARQIAATVSHDILNLMTIGDMKNFSAYVKDIKAKGSILDIRLFGPEGREWGGGGATSDEVRNALKSGSSVEVLDKKDGKHLLSLALPLENEQRCRGCHDASAKYRGGLIVTTSLEEGYTSAYKLTFVLSAIGFCFFFAILAALYLFINRTLVLQVRELHEQLAEMASGEGDLTKVVRVRSDDELGNLGTEVNRLTTKIRETILLLYQQACVIGSGVCELSFGTDRTLNMSQEQKEQASAVAVASEEMSMTINEVAGNTHRAAALSSDVDLAASEGLTVVEETWDCMRQISESVNSTLDTIRQLEASSASIGEMVVLIEDIADQTNLLALNASIEAARAGDAGKGFAVVASEVKGLAEKTTRSTREIERIVANIQQASRKAATMIVTETSLVQTGLTRAEDARQRLENIKNHSAESRTMIEQIATASEQQSATTQEISEKIQGVSATANETFELTQLTNEAFATFSDLVEQIYGTVGKFSVGNYHDDVKSYIREMEGQVLGTIEAALRDRTITLEALFDRNYVPVPNTDPQKFTTKFDAFFDRVVSSYQEKIVAKDSKLLYAICVDNNGYCPCHNLRYTKPLTGNPEVDKNNNRTKRIFNDRTGIRCARNTDGFLLQTYRRDTGEILNDMSRPLLINGRHWGGIRIGYLSPCELVIKLDNKTKGA
- a CDS encoding pitrilysin family protein, with translation MKRLIISLLFLFAAGATAGAAGGKADPRTMSFPELRFEIPRAERVMLECGMPVYLLRDTELPIVNVTALVHTGSVYEPAAKAGLASLTGSVMRSGGAGGLSPEKMDDELEFMASAVESGIGPDMGTVSLTSLTKNFSRTLRIFSDVLLRPDFSQKRVDIARKHLIEGLRRQNDDPKGIAERELGRAIYAGHPLGVVPTFASANAITRQDMVDFHRRFFRPDSMILAVSGDFDRTALLKELNAVFGKPSPTASPALPDIPQPVTDFRPEVIYGKKEVNQTVIRLGHLGITKDDPDIYALRILDYILGGSFTSRLTMEIRTNQGLAYNVDSRFDVGRRFTGTFLAETETKAESTGKAISLMEGIIAGMTREPVSDQELKAAKEYIINSFMFGFTSPASIVTQRARLEFYGYPSGYLEGYRDNIARVTKEDVLAAARRHLKPEAFKLVVVGDAAKFDKPLTAFGAVRELDLRQQPER
- the pdxA gene encoding 4-hydroxythreonine-4-phosphate dehydrogenase PdxA, with the protein product MPEKPLLAVTMGDPCAVGPEIIVKALGNPQAVAGCTPLVVGDRTALERAVQVCGSRLEIAEITEPEEAHQVPDGTMALLPLSRLSEGDVQYGRPTLAAGDAVYRYICTAARLCLAGRVAAMATAPINKEAMNRAGHDYHGHTELLAELCGVDDYVMMLAGDLLRVSLVTIHEALRDVPGLISRERVLTTIRVTEDGVRRLTGKDRPRLAVLALNPHCGEGGMFGNEEQVAIVPAIEAARHEGIDAQGPLSADTLFYFAQQGAYDGVVAMYHDQGLIPLKMLHFDDGVNVTLGLPIIRTSVDHGTAYDLAGTGRASEKSLVAAIRMAVGMAAVAKDGSI